CGGCCTTAAAAAAATCGGCGGCTGCGGTTCAAGGGTTGGTGGATATTCTCTCGAACATAGGCTGAAAGGAAAACACGAATGGCGGTTTCAAAAAAAATCGAATCCATCCTGACCCGAAGCTCCTGGATTCGAAAAATGTTTGAAGAAGGGACCCGGCTCAAGGCGCTTTACGGCGATGACAAGGTGTTCGACTTCAGCCTGGGGAATCCGAATCTTCCACCGCCTGCGGTATTCAATGACACACTGGTGGGCATTGTCAAGGACCTCGCGCCCGGCAGCCATGGATACATGCCGAACGCGGGCTATCCCTTTGTACGCAAGGCGATGGCGGACATGTTGTCCCGTGAGCACGGCCGGTCCGTTTCCGAAAACGATGTGATTATGACCTGCGGCGCCGCCGGCGGGTTGAATGTTATCTTTAAAACCATTCTCAATCCCGGGGAAGAAGTCTTATCGCCCGCGCCTTATTTCGTGGAATATCATTTTTATGCGGACAATCATGGTGGTGAGCTTAAAACCGTTCCGACGAACGCGGATTTTACGTTAAATTTGACAGCCCTTTCGGCCGCCGTCACCGAAAAAACCCGTGCGGTTCTGATCAATTCCCCGAACAACCCCACTGGCCAGATCTATTCCGAGGAAAGCCTCGCCGCGCTTGGCCGCTTGCTTGCGGACAAAAGCAGGGATTACGGCAAAACAATTTATCTGATTTCCGATGAGCCGTATCGAAAGATCGTTTTTGACGGCGCTGTTGTGCCGAGCATCTGGGCTGCCTATTCGGAAAGCTTGATAGTGACCTCCTTTTCCAAGGATATCTCCGTGCCCGGAGAGCGGATCGGTTA
This Desulfobacterales bacterium DNA region includes the following protein-coding sequences:
- a CDS encoding pyridoxal phosphate-dependent aminotransferase, which encodes MAVSKKIESILTRSSWIRKMFEEGTRLKALYGDDKVFDFSLGNPNLPPPAVFNDTLVGIVKDLAPGSHGYMPNAGYPFVRKAMADMLSREHGRSVSENDVIMTCGAAGGLNVIFKTILNPGEEVLSPAPYFVEYHFYADNHGGELKTVPTNADFTLNLTALSAAVTEKTRAVLINSPNNPTGQIYSEESLAALGRLLADKSRDYGKTIYLISDEPYRKIVFDGAVVPSIWAAYSESLIVTSFSKDISVPGERIGYIAVGPDVTDKEALLGGMALANRILGFVNAPALMQRVVAAVQGATVDVGAYARKRDLLCKGLAGAGYEFIIPPGAFYLFPKSPIADDVAFVRALQEERILVVPGSGFGGPGHFRIAFCVEDTTIIHALPGFKKVMANFK